The Aythya fuligula isolate bAytFul2 chromosome 1, bAytFul2.pri, whole genome shotgun sequence nucleotide sequence CTTCTGCAGTGTGCGGGTGCCAGAGCgctgggacaggttgcccagacaggccgtggagtctccttctctggagacaccCAAAACCCGCCCGGTGCCACCCTGCACAGCGTGCTGTGGGTGACCCTGcctggcagcggggctggaCCAGAGGTCCCCTCAGAGGTCCCTCCCGGCCTCGGCCGTCCCGTGTCCCTGTGGAGCGGTCCCGAAGCCCTTGCCGCTCGCTCCTgcggcagcagctgcagcgCCCACCGGTTCCCCAGGATGGCGAGCAGCGAACAAAGCTCTCTGCGGCTGCCCCGCCTCGCTCCTCGGCGCCGCCTTACCCTCCCTGCGGGGGGAACACCCCGGCGGCTGGCTTCCTCCTGGCTCCGTGCACCACACACGGTGCCGGCGGCAGGGCTGGACGCGGTCTTTTCCTCGGCTGGGCCGGGAAACCTCAGGGGCATAAAACCCGCGGGGCGCCTCCTCGCGCTGCCTGCCCCTCCCGCGGCCGCCGCGTTGCTGGGGCACCGGGCCCGCCCCGACGCCGCCGTGCAGCGGCGCCGCCATGTCGGGGCCGTGtcgggggccggggccggggccgccatgtcggggccggggccggggccggggccggggcgggccggggaGGCGGACAGGACGCTGTTCGTGGGCAACCTGGAGAGCCGGGTGCGGGAGGAGATCCTCTACGAGCTCTTCCTGCAGGTGGCGGCGGGCCCCGGGCGGTGGGGAGCGGGGGGgccggcggccccgcggggggcTCCGCGGCTGCGGTTGCTgggcggggggcgccggggggtGCGGCCGGGCCCAGCTGCCCCCCGTCCTCTGCCCCCTTCTCCAGCTTTTCTCCAGGGTTTCCCTCGCCTCTGCCCTGCTTGTGCAAGCTTTCGCTCCGGAAAGGGGCCCCGAGTTAGCgaggaagttaaaaaaaaaaaaaaaatcttttatagtTTTTCTATATcgattaagatttatttatatattttttttgatcaataattttattaagaaaaatgggTGCAAAAGCTGACAATGTGTCCAGCACGGTGGCAGCAGTTAGCATGGTGGGACAGGCAGTAGGGATGGTGGGTTGTGGGTCTTCCACCCGCATAACCTTTATAACACAATGTTTCGTGTTTTAAGGCTTGAGGAGATGCTGATTCTGTCAGTGGGGTCCCCACCCCCTGCCTCCATTTTCTTGCCATTTTCCCCAGGACCTGGAGGGCTTGCTGAAAGACAGCAAATGTGGCTGAGCCAGGCTTATTAACCTGAAAGGAGTAAGGAAAAGGCAGGGAGCATCATATCAGTAATGCAAGCATCTAATGGCAAGGTGGATTGACAGTAGTCGGTGACAATGGGGCATTTCTCCGGGCCTGATACAATCAGCATGAATGAAGCTCAGCCTGGACAGTTCAGCCAATAGCATGGTGATACATGTGCATCTGCCAGTCTACTAATTACACCTGGTCTCAGAAGGAACCTTGCTTCCTTCAGGTGTTTTCGCACAACAGTACAAAAATAGAGGTGGGCAGAATAATCTGTTCTTCTGCTATGCCATTTGCTATTTAGAACTACTTCtgctcactgttttttttccactgattaaTCTGATATTCATCTTGTTCATCTAAGCAAGGTATCAGCACACTACTCTGTGTGCATTGAAAGGCATTTTTGTTTGGTCTGTTCTAGCTTTGTGGTGGTTTAGGTGATTCCAATTCTTCCTGACTTCTCCCTAAAATTATCTAAGAAACagttgtttctttatttcttattttctacaCAGTATTCCTACCTGTTTCCAATAGTATTCTGTTGTGTAACTTTAAAAGTTAAGTTACGAAGGCTTGTCTTACCAGAGGGTTTGAGTAACGCCACACAATTCCGAGcataaaagcaatgaaaacaagtGGTTGTTCTCAGAATACAGTTTTGTATGAATCTTCTGCATAATCTGCTTCAGTCATGCAACTGCTGACTTCTGTCTGGGTTTTCATATCATCTGAATTAATACCTGCttaactttttccttctgttcatcGCATTCTTGTTCATGTTTCTCTCTTTGCTGCAACAGCACATGCTTCCTGTTGCAGTATTGTCCTTTCTTAGGCAGCATATAGTTCAACCTGCCTGCAGTGGTACAGCCCTAAAAATGCACTCCTGAGCTGTAGCTTTTCCCCATCAAATTACGAGAAAATATCTATAATTATTTCTaaactattaatatttttttatttatgaacaGGAAGACTACAGAGTTAAGACTGATCTGCAAAGCATTTGAGCGTGTTACTTCTAGTTCTTGAAGAACCAGATCCTCCTCATTAGGCAAACAATCAGAAGACTGGATATATTCCGTTTTTAGAAAAACTGCAGTGTAGtgcagaacagcaacaaaaaaaatgccttaAAGAGCCAACTCAAGCAAAAATGAGCATGTTCAGAATCTCACTGAaatcccctttaaaaaaaaaaaaattaaataaggcCACCAAACTTGAAGATActtggaaagacaaaatcaaCATATTGAAGATTGCCTGCGCAGGACAATCTAGGTAGTATCCATTGCTGTATAGCCCGATCATCTTTCTGCACCAATAATAAAAACTGGTACATTATTTTTGATCCTTAATATTTATTGTCTGTATGATTCTTCTGCTTTCacgagggctggggagggaagagggagaatAATACTCATGTTTCATCAAGAGCATCTTACTTAAGCGAGTAGTTTATAGACAGCTTGCAAAAGCATACAGCAATCAGACATTATTATCACAGATGACAGTCCTTAATATTCTCAGTCTGACATAAGAAAGGGTATAATAAGGAAGATGGCTCCAAATCATCACTCTGAATGCTCACAGCAGACAAATTGCAGATTTGTTGTTTGACAATAATCATTGAAAGTGCAGAATAATAAAGTAGATCACTTTCTGTggcttattttcttcatctgagcATATGCTGTGTGTTTATTATGAATGTTGAACTGTTTATGCACAATTGCTGTGAAGCTGTTATAACGAATTAACTTGTGCTTGCCTAAAGCTGCAGATGACTTCTGAGTGACTTTTACTGGAAAGTACGCTTCATATCACTAGTAGGAGTGTAAGCCagttctgctgtttttattcagaACAATAAATTATCCATCTACTACAGTAACATAGACAACGTTTGGTAATTTTTGTAACTGTATctgatgggatttttttgtcACTTAAAGTGACACCTCATTTCATACCTGGATAGTATATCGTCTTAAAGATAAGTTGTTGTCATCCTTAACATTCCAGATCTGTGGCAGAAGACTTGTTGGCCATTTGTTTCCACTCTGCTAAATCAGCCTTacagtttgttttaataaaaattgataATTCTGTGACTGATATTCAGCCTTGCATAGGGAAAATTTAATATCTACTATGAAAATGACAGTTTCTTTGCAAGTGGGACCAGTCTTCATGCAACATCGCTGCCATGGTTTGGTTCTTCTAGAAGGACTATGCAAGGATTACAGTGTAGGCAGAGATGGAACTTCTTTTCAGTGAAGatacagaatatcctgagttggaagggacccagtAGGATCATCCAAGTTCAACTCCTAACAGGAGGCACCTAAGGGtgtggtttggggtttgtttcttttttggtcAGGAACAGTATGCTATCTCCGATGAGATGGTAGAGTTTCTTGATTCCTTGCCATGCATTTGTGATGAAGGTTACACAGTacagaaaactgtgttttgtgGTGGTTCCAGAATCACTAGTCTCTATTAAGGTGTGCTTTCCTACAGTTTTGGTGCTGCCTGTTTTAGGAATTtaaggaaaatagaaatatattacTGGACTTCATAGCTGTTATGTAACTGATATTATCAATTTGTTCAGTTGTGTTAGCTGTGCAAAAAAAGCTCTGTAATAATTGTACTAGGAGCTGTACATGCATAAGGTAACCTTTGCTATGAATACAGTAACTTAGTAGTTACTAAGTTCCTTGCGGCTGTCatcactgctttttaaaaataatttaaaaaatggattaTTAAAGACTAAACATCATCAATGGAGTGATGGTTTGTTCTCCTTCTAATATTTTTAGagatgattttttgttttatagggAAAGTTTTGAGTTCAAGCATGGGGAATGCggagagatttttaaaattaagtagaGGATCTTATACTGAGAAACTTGCACTGTTTCTGACTATGACAAAATGTACATTATTATGACATAagtattaaacaaacaaacaaacaaacaagttctgtgagaaaataatgtaaatttcTTTCAGGCTGGACCGTTAACCAAAGTGACAATTTGTAAGGACAAAGAAGGAAAGCCAAAGTCTTTTGGATTTGTCTGCTTTAAGCACAAAGAATCTGTGCCTTACGCGATCGCTTTGCTGAATGGAATCCGTTTGTATGGAAGACCAATTAAAGTACGGTATCGTTTTGGTAGGTTTACTGGTCATGATGATTACGTAAGTCTTTGTAAAAATTGAATTGTTTTCCtaaatgactatttttttaatcctacaGTCTTTCAGAAAGATGACAATTTATAGTTGAATCTATTGcagtcttttctgtatttttaaggaacaaaatctttttgtggtttttgcATGACAAAGTGTTCACCATTTTTTGTTTACTAAGGAAAGACAATGGGTTGGTTCACAACAACACAACTTGAAAGCCAGCAGAGACCACACTGTGTGGAATACAGAAACAACTCTGGTGTGGCCACAGTTGTCATGACACATTACATTTAGTGAGAGCAGCAACACTCAAGCTGTTTGACTTCTATACACAGAGTTATTAGTTTTAAGTGGAAGAGATTGTAGGTAGAAAAACACAGTCAAATCAAAGtcttattcttcattttatgtttatgaAAGTAAAGCTTCTAGAATGTTAATGATTAGGCAGTATTTGCAATCCAGACATTAAGGACTTGTGTTCACTATGCACTGTGTTGCTCTTAGAAGGCTGTACAGAGTAGTTTCTGGTTGTATGTAAAGTGGCTGAGGTTCCTAAAATCAGAAGCAATGGGAacaattttatttgtgattACTTCAACAATCCTGATTTATGCTTCTGTAAGTGACTGAGTATTAAAtgataaacaaatattttcaagcagTAAATTGATGCTGTAGGTTGTCAGCCATAAATTGACACCTCACCATTATATGCTAACTTTGATATACTGGTGCACTACAGATAACACAGAACACTTTCTGTGTCTTTAATTTGTAAATCAAATAGTCATAACTGAATAGTCATTACAGTATTGTCTTGTTTACAGGGAGTTCGCACTCATCAGAACTAAACAGCCCGACACATGGTTTTGAGAACTATGTTGACTTATATTCACCTTCATATAGGTAACAAAGATCTATACATTAATTGTATGATTATGATTAAAAGAAATCCTGTTAAGAAAGTGACTTGATGTGGTAGAACAATCAGCAGTTGCATACTTAATTGCATCCTTACTCACAGTGGGTTTTAGTTAATGTTTGGTTGTTCAGCTTGCCAGACGTTCAGTTAGTTGAATTTCCAATCCTGTTTGGTTTTGCAAGATACAGGCAcatgaaaaaaagtatttaagtatGGTGTTTGTACTAGCAGTGTTTGCAgttcttagggaaaaaaaaatctggtaatGGAAATAATCGTTTCAAACCCCATCGAGTTTATATCTGtagttttctgtgtgtgtgtatatttaagCAACTGTCACACACATGACTGCACAGGTAGAAACCTGTTATAATGGAACTCTGGACACCCAAGTTTCAATGtctttaacatttaaaattcatcatttttcaACAAGTGTGACAGAATTCCCATGGTAAAATCCAGGACTCTGTCTGCACTTCAGTATGTCAGGATTACTTGTTGATTACttatgttttccttgttttactAGTCTTTCATGTAAGCCCAGATATTAATATCTGCATTCTTCTCTTGGATATACTCATTATAGCCTAAGAATTACATCTCAGCAGTCTACTAGGCAGTATTTGGTGGAAGTCTGGTCtctgtgtgtttgcttgtttttcctagGTATCAAGAACCTTATGGAAATGCTCCATTTCCTGTTACTCCCTTTCCAATGAACAATAGTTTACCTCAGGAATACTCAGTCTTTCAAAAGATGGTGAGTTTGCGTTAAAAGTTATAAATATGTTAACTTTTTTTGAACTTGAAGGTTTTCTGCATTCTGACAAACAAGTGTGCTTATTTAATGACTCAAAATTTGGCTTAGGCTGCTAACTTTGACTATGAGGTCTGTTTATCACTTAAGGGATCTACTTAACCAAACTGTTTTCTTACTGCAGGAATGTCTTAAAGGTATAGCTTAGGGAGGCTAAGAAGTCAGTCTATAGAAGGAGCTCATTGCTGTACTGTGTTTCAAATCAAATCCCCTTGGTGAGAcaagataaaaatgtaaatgtaaaaatatgtatatgtaaaaatacaacCATGAAAGCAATAGGTTCTTCATATATGGCTAATTCAGTCAGTGGCCACTTAACTCTTC carries:
- the RBM11 gene encoding splicing regulator RBM11, with product GRAGEADRTLFVGNLESRVREEILYELFLQAGPLTKVTICKDKEGKPKSFGFVCFKHKESVPYAIALLNGIRLYGRPIKVRYRFGSSHSSELNSPTHGFENYVDLYSPSYRYQEPYGNAPFPVTPFPMNNSLPQEYSVFQKMMNHFLAQQYTVHSPVGQQFPYYQMTPPLPSNLSVPPYQNQAANFKSGQSSFELALPHSSDCEVYQVDESTSKRKREQQSCDSDTSTEDDQMKQRECDQKYKKCKATKKRH